Within Hydra vulgaris chromosome 02, alternate assembly HydraT2T_AEP, the genomic segment attttttaagttgtttttacaaACTTGATAGTACCttgtttgcatttttgtttttgttttatttttaaaagtaaaatagaataaaaaagtttttacaagtaaaaaagtttaagttttatttaatgggAATTTTAGTGATCAtcataagttttgattttttttattttcattctctGTTTTAGTCTTTGGTGTTTTtagcatgtttttttaaatttattttcaatttctcATGTTTCAGGTGTATTTATGGGTTTGTCAACATAGCGTGTTCAGCTTCTTGTCAACTGGTTTATACTGTGCCAACACAAACCAGTACTCGTACCTGTTCAGGAGCTTCCTTAGGTGTTAATTGTAACAGCCAAGCTTTAACTCAAACTGAAAACTGTAATGTTCTTTTTCCAGGTtatattttaacagttttttcattatttgctaTGCTTTGTTtattgtctaaaataaaaaaatatttacaaatagttaaatACAATATAACGACTTGAATAAGAactttctttaaacaaaaaaataaaggcaaaaaaaaacattttgaatcagTTTGGATGCAGTTCAATATTTTCACatataagataaattttatatttgagaTGTTGGAGTCAAGATTGAGATCAGGATGTAGTCAGGGTCAAACCCAACTACATCCTGATAACAccagtattatttaaaaataaataattttaattttactaaccTGTATTGACAGAGCAGGTGTCACAAATTATAAGGGATATTTTATGCACAACATTATACTCTACTTCTACTCATTATACTTCCGTTATCATAGCGGCTAGATTTTTAGAAGTTCCGCTAGTATGTAATGTTTTGAGGCCAATGTACCAAAATATTGGTCCATCAGACTTGTTGGCGATGACCAtgcatttcacttttttaatcCCATAATCATATGGTGCCACACCTTTTCCATCAAAGTGTAATATAAAGGATAATTGAACAGACAAAgcttctttaagtttaagtaGAGTTGTGACTTGCAACCTTTTACCAAAATCTTTTGGTATGTTCATATTACCTTGGTGCTCATATTATCCGAATAGAAGATTTTTACCATATTCTTTTACATAAAGTCAATAACAAACTCTTAACCTTAATATAGTAAATCATTTACacgtgatttttaaaaatgtgatttacattatttttaattgaagtgTCTTATTTCGTATGATAAGTTTTTTACCTATAATGGTAAAAATGTTCATCATTGTTTGATGAAAAATCAAACATACATTGTATTTTcgacaaataaaaacatctaaatAAACAAGGTTTTCCTTTCAGATATTAAATACTTCATTTGattccatattttaaaattcaaaatgtttacatCAAATAAACTAATTGTAAAAAGTGTATGCATATAAATACAGctataatgttttttgtatacATATCTTATTGTATGTGAAGATTTTTGTATAAGAAgtatcttttattttgtgtgAGTTAGTATTatgcaatatttacagtttttgttgttgttagttttttcaaactatttttataacatttatcaatactttatatcattttttagcaCAACTTTTCAAAACTAAAGAGAATTAAACCaagaaaattttcattaaatttagtCGTTTTAtgggtaatttttttatataaacgcctttttttttattttatattttaattatgctTTCATTTAtcagtagtaatagtagtagcagtattagtagtagtagtagtagtagtagtagtagtagtagtagtagtagtagtagtataagtagtagtagtagtagtagtagtagtagtagtagtagtagtagtagtagtagtagtagtagtagtagtagtagtagtagtagtagtagtagtagtagtagtagtagtagtactagtagtagtagtagtagtagtagtagtagtagtagtagtagtagtagtagtagtagtagtagtagtagtagtagtagtagtagtagtaaaagtagtagtagtagtagtagtagtagttttagtagtagtagtagtagtagtagtagtagtactagtagtagtagtagtagtagtagtagtactagtagtagtagtagtagtagcagtagtagtactagtagtagtagtagtagtagtagtactagtagtagtagtagtagtagtagtagtagtagtagtagtagtaaaagtagtagtagtagtagtagtagtagtagtagtagtactagtagtagtagtcgtagtagtactagtagtagtagtagtagtagtagtagtagtagtagtagtagtaaaagtagtagtagtagtagtagtagtagtagtagtagtagtagtagtagtagtagtagtagtagtagtagtagtagtagtagtagtagtagtagtagtagtagtagtagtagtagtagtagtagtactagttgttgtagtagtagtaTGAGCTGCATACTTTTATTTAGCACAACTGCTGTTcaagattattatcaaaaaaattatcaatgacatttaaaaaatgaaattgaataTGAATGTGGTAAACGGTATAATGGTAATAAtggtaaaatatatacaaatgatAAACACAAAATCTGTGAATGTATGAATGAATAAAAACTATGAATGAATGAATGATATCTCAAAATAAAGAATTAGCATAAGTGTTTATATCTCaacaaattttagttataaaaaaagaaaaataaactttatgtcatttttaaacttctgtttttttttccagttctTTAAAAGTGTCTGTCACAACTGAACTTAACGTTCAGTTCAAAGATTACGAATATTTCTTAATCATGAAAgttctttttatcttttcaattttGTAAAATGTACAAACAAGTTGGTTATGAAAAAGACAGCAAAATAggttagttaaaaatttacatacatacacacatacaaataTCTACACATACATAAATTCAAAGATACAAATCCACTTTTATGTACAcgtaaacaaaaacaaatattcacGTACATATtgagatatatgtatatacatgaaTAAATGCATTCAcctaaaaatatacatatagacacttatgtaatttatttatttttaatttaatttttctaatatattatatatatatttttatatatttctattattttttattttttcgccattattatttgttttacaaccttactataaatttgaaaataatcgtATTATAATAATAGGAACTGTTTATCATGATatacgttttaaaaataaagtatatagaGTTTTTAGAATTcgttataaatgaaaaaattatttaaaaaaaattgtaattttatccGAACATTTCCATTACAGGTTGGTAGAACACAcgctataaaaaaatgtttatttttatagaccgaattttaaattcaataactcagttttaaattacaattagtgcaaattaaattttatttttccttgTATTCTCTAGAGTAACAATAATTACTTAATTCTATGTTCGCTAAGTATATTATTATGCTTTATATAACATGCATAAGGCTTTGTTTACGAAAccttttaaagtatataaaattgttataggGTAACATGaacctttatttaaatattttttcaaaactagtttgtttttattaatataaattcattttttaatttaacaaaaacgcgctgcatttgaaaaaaagagaaaagttgaGTAAGAATTTGCaacttttaacttatataaataaatgagtattaaatttatttaaattgaaatttttataaaacatctaGCCGAACGTCTCATTTTTaggtattcaatttttttcagaaaatttgttttcacGCAAGAAACTACTTAGTgacattcaactttttttttacaagacgCAAACAACTTAACTTTAGTATTATTTGGAATGTCGGGTGTCGGAAAGACACATATTGCCAGAACATATTGTGAACTatcttataacttatataaaaactttgtttggaTTGACGCAGCATTTGGAATAATACAAACTTCAATAAGAAACCATTGTCAAATATTAGGTTTCGAGGTTTATGATTCGAAAggagattatttaatataaaagtgattgttgaaaaaattcacaactattataaaaatgaaaagactttgtttatttttgacagCGTTGATGATGaaagtgttaaaaatttatcaatgtaCATTTCAAGAAAACCGAATTCATTCACGTTGATTACCTCCCAATGGAGAACGTGGtcaaataatgtaaataaagtgcTAGTTGATGTTTTTACTTCTGAAGAAGCATTTACTTATGTACAAAATAGTATTGAAGAAAACAGCGACAAAAACATAAGAAACTTAATTAAGGAACTTGGTTATCATCCGTTTGCAATTACTCaggcaataaaatatataaatgcacATAAACTTTCGATAGAAAAATACTTAGATCGATATAGATCAAAACCATCAGAAATATTAGACAATAATAACTTTCCAAACGAAGAAGAATCGAAGTCtgcaataaaagcaatcaacttagttttaataaaattagaaaaaagtaaaccttttctatttaaaatattaaactgtttatcTCATTGCGACAGTAAAAATATCACTAAAGAGTTTATAACACAAATGGCAAAATAGAAACAAACGATGAATCTTTAATAGATGAAGCTATTGGATTACTAATGAGTTATTCTTTACTAAAcagttttattgataaaaaatatacaatacaCGAACTGACGCAGTTAacatgtaaatattttcaaaagagaAATTCAAGTATAAATACATATCTTGGTTTActcgaaaattattttaaagttgaattaaatGACGTAAAAGATCACATGGATTGCGGAAATcattttgttttccattttatCTATATGTTTCGTACAAACAGAAAGAGATTTTCGGAAACCTTCCATAATAGGACAACTTCTATTCATAAATTATTAGTATGCAAAGGTTTATTTGAAGAAGCATtcgaaatattaaaatatattcaaagttttaattcaGAAACTTAtggtgaaaataataaaaacacgctttatacaaaacataatattgcaAAGTGTTTGGACGATATGgcaaaatataacgaagctttaaaaatttattattctattgagaaaatacaaactgaaattttaggtatcaaccatccggaCACAATGACAACAAAACGTAATATGGCAGGCTGTTTAATGAGTATGGGAAAGTATGAcgaagctttaaaaatttattattctgttgagaaaattgaaactgaaattCTAGATAACAACCATCCCgatacaataacaacaaaacataatatggCAACCTGTTTAGgcgatatgggaaaatataacgaagcattaaaagcattttattctgttgataaaataataactgaaattttaggtatcaaccatccggaCACAATGACAACAAAATGTAGTATGGCAAGCTGTTTAAacaatatgggaaaatataacgaagctttagaaatttattattctgttgagaaaatacaaactgaaattttaaagatcaaccatccgtctacaatgaaaacaaaacataatatcgcactCTGTTTGAACAATATgagaaaatataacgaagctttagaaatttattattctgttgagaaaatacaaactgaaattttaggtatcaaccatccgtctacaatgacaacaaaacataatatcgcactCTGTTTGAgcaatatgggaaaatataacgaagctttagaaatttattattctgttgagaaaatagaaactgaaattttaggtatcaaccatccgtctacaatgacaacaaaacataatatcgcatTCTTGTTTGAACaaaatgggaaaatataacgaagctttagaaatttattattctgttgagaaAATAGATACTGAAATTTTAGTTATCAACCATCCGtctacaatgacaacaaaacataatatcgcactCTGTTTGAACaaaatgggaaaatataacgaagctttagaaatttattattctgttgagaaaatacaaactgaaattttaggtatcaaccatccgtctacaatgacaacaaaacataatatcgcactCTGTTTGGacaatatgggaaaatataacgaagctttagaaatttattattctgttgagaaaataaaaactgaaattttaggtatcaaccatccgtctacaatgacaacaaaacataatatcgcaagTTGTTTGGACAATAtaggaaaatataacgaagctttagaaatttattattctgttgagaaaatacaaactgaaattttaggtatcaaccatccgtctacaatgacaacaaaacataatatcgcaagGTGTTTGAacaatatgggaaaatataacgaagctttagaaatttattattctgttgagaaaatagaaactgaaattttaggtatcaaccatccgtctacaatgacaacaaaacataatatcgcactCTGTTTGAACaaaatgggaaaatataacgaagctttagaaatttattattctgttgagaaaatagatactgaaattttaggtatcaaccatccgtctacaatgacaacaaaacataatatcgcactCTGTTTGAACaaaatgggaaaatataacgaagctttagaaatttattattctgttgagaaatagaaactgaaattttaggtatcaaccatccgtctacaatgacaacaaaacataatatcgcactCTGTTTGGacaatatgggaaaatataacgaagctttagaaatttattattctgttgagaaataaaaactgaaattttaggtatcaaccatccgtctacaatgacaacaaaacataatatcgcaagTTGTTTGGACAATAtaggaaaatataacgaagctttagaaatttattattctgttgagaaaatacaaactgaaattttaggtatcaaccatccgtctacaatgacaacaaaacataatatcgcaagGTGTTTGAacaatatgggaaaatataacgaagctttagaaatttattattctgttgagaaaatagaaactgaaattttaggtatcaaccatccgtctacaatgacaacaaaacataatatcgcactCTGTTTGAataatatgggaaaatataacgaagctttagaaatttattattctgttgagaaaataaaaactgaaattttaggtatcaaccatccgtctACAATGAAAACAAATCATAATATCGCAAGGTGTTTGGacaatatgggaaaatataacgaagctttagaaatttattattctgttgagaaAATACAAACTGATATTTTAGGTATAAACCATCCGGAcacaatgacaacaaaacataatatcgcactCTGTTTAAacaatatgggaaaatataacgaagctttagaaatttattattctgttgagaaaatacaaactgaaattttaggtatcaaccatccgtctacaatgaaaacaaaacataatatcgcaagGTGTTTGGacaatatgggaaaatataacgaagctttagaaatttattattctgttgagaaAATACAAACTGATATTTTAGGTATAAACCATCCGGAcacaatgacaacaaaacataatatcgcactCTGTTTAAacaatatgggaaaatataacgaagctttagaaatttattattctgttgagaaaatacaaactgaaattttaggtatcaaccatccgtctacaatgacaacaaaacataatatcgcaagGTGTTTGGacaatatgggaaaatataacgaagctttagaaatttattattctgttgagaaaatacaaactgaaattttaggtatcaaccatccgtctacaatgacaacaaaacataatatcgcaagGTGTTTGGacaatatgggaaaatataacaaagctttagaaatttattattctgttgagaaaatacaaactgaaattttaggtatcaaccatccgtctacaatgacaacaaaacataatatcgcaagGTGTTTGGacaatatgggaaaatataacgaagctttagaaatttattattctgttgagaaaatacaaactgaaattttaggtatcaaccatccgtctacaatgacaacaaaacataatatcgcactCTGTTTGAacaatatgggaaaatataatgaagctttagaaatttattattctgttcgagaaaatacaaactgaaattttaggtatcaaccatccgtctacaatgacaacaaaacataatatcgcaagTTGTTTGGACAATAtaggaaaatataacgaagctttagaaatttattattctgttgagaaaatagaactgaaattttaggtatcaaccatccgtctacaatgacaacaaaacataatatcgcaagGTGTTTGAacaatatgggaaaatataacgaagctttagaaatttattctGTTGAGAAAATACAAACTGATATTTTAGGTATAAACCATCCGGAcacaatgacaacaaaacataatatcgcactCTGTTTAAacaatatgggaaaatataacgaagctttagaaatttattattctgttgagaaaatacaaactgaaattttaggtatcaaccatccgtctacaatgaaaacaaaacataatatcgcaagGTGTTTGGacaatatgggaaaatataacgaagctttagaaatttattattctgttgagaaAATACAAACTGATATTTTAGGTATAAACCATCCGGAcacaatgacaacaaaacataatatcgcactCTGTTTAAacaatatgggaaaatataacgaagctttagaaatttattattctgttgagaaaatacaaactgaaattttaggtatcaaccatctgtctacaatgacaacaaaacataatatcgcaagGTGTTTGGacaatatgggaaaatataacgaagctttagaaatttattattctgttgagaaaatacaaactgaaattttaggtatcaaccatccgtctacaatgacaacaaaacataatatcgcaagGTGTTTGGacaatatgggaaaatataacgaagctttagaaatttattattctgttgagaaatagacaaactgaaattttaggtatcaaccatccgtctacaatgacaaaaaaacattatatcgCACTCTGTTTGAACAATATGTGAAAATATAatgaagctttagaaatttattattctgttgagaaaatacaaactgaaattttaggtatcaaccatccgtctacaatgacaacaaaacataatatcgcactCTGTTTGAacaatatgggaaaatataacgaagccttagaaatttattattctgttgagaaaataaaacgaaattttaggtatcaaccatccgtctacaacgaaagcaaaacataatattgcaatgtgtttgaataatttagaaaaatattatacgagttgtttaattacttgaataaagttttaataaatatgaagtttttctgttagataaaatataaataacgaacgtttttatttaaataataatgaactaTTCAATGTCTTTAATTCTTATTTAgaaaaccttattttttaataagttttcaaataagaaataaatgtttgtttattttattgtaaaagctataaaatttttatattataaaatatggatgtattattaattataaagatCAAAAGAGGTGAAagtaagtattatatatatatataaatatatatatacatatatatatatatatatatatatatatatatatatatatatatatatatatatatatatatatatatatatatatatttatatatatatatatatatatatatatatatatatatatatatatatatattcctatttggtttaagtatatttaaaagagGATTCAAATAATACAACTCCTTCGGGAGCTATGGTATGGAGTGTTAGGAAAGCACTATTTGATATAACTTTTAACTCtcacaataataatttatagtatGCTAGTGAAGAtgatttattcttttgtttttattatattaatataaaaataaataattatataaaaataaataattatatagtttGGAGCAACCATTGGATTATTAATAAACTGTATGATATCATCTTTCATCAAACAACAAGTAAAAACCGCTTCAGTGATCTCATCTGTTTCCCATTTGATTAAAACTATTTGACTATTTGATTCAGTGTTTATCATTGGTATTCTTTTATTTCTGCATTTTTTGTCTCCAACGTCCTgaatattttttacatcaattatCTTCTGCACTGCAAATCTCGTTTCTCCTCCATCTGAACTACAGAGCATTGTCGGAAGAATACTATCATTGTGTGCATTCTAGGCAGAGGAGCAGAAAATTGCGGTAATACAATATCCTTCACAAACTTGTTCTGTTTCTTTACCAAAGTTCGTTGTGTAAGGACATGACATGGACCTTGAATCCAGCTATGTTTAGTCTGAAATTAATTACTCTTCTTTAGCATAATCGCAATTGTGTTACaactattaaagtaaattttattatttcagtaaattattgtattatatcTATACTTACATAACTAAGTTTATTACCTTAAGCTCAAACCACATAATAGAATAAACTATGATGAACTCAGCTAACAATTTCAAGCTTTGTAGATCTTTGTTTTCTAAACTATGCTCGGAGCACCAGATTGATGTTGtctattttcaaaattcaacCATCTTGAATGATCATGTTGGCCAATTTTAATCTCCTTCAAGCCATCAGCAAAAATACCTAATGCTATTGCATTATATATTCTGTATAAATACTTCTGAGCTGTAGACATTGAATCTACAACTTCTTTCTGAACGAAAAAGGTCTACAACAAAATTAATCGAAATAGGTTTGTTGCCATGTTAATAAGTTTTCCgatgtttttctaaaatctatTTTCAGATAAAGTTTTTCCAgctaaagataatattaaatgCCTAAGTGGCAATTCGTTGGTATGTAGCGCACAGTTAATCCAGATAAGTTTGAATCCTAGTTTCTTCTCTAAAGATTGAATTACTTCACCCTTCCaacctataataattttttatttttagtaaaaaaaaactctaa encodes:
- the LOC136075706 gene encoding uncharacterized protein LOC136075706, translating into MTTKHNIARCLNNMGKYNEALEIYSVEKIQTDILGINHPDTMTTKHNIALCLNNMGKYNEALEIYYSVEKIQTEILGINHPSTMKTKHNIARCLDNMGKYNEALEIYYSVEKIQTDILGINHPDTMTTKHNIALCLNNMGKYNEALEIYYSVEKIQTEILGINHLSTMTTKHNIARCLDNMGKYNEALEIYYSVEKIQTEILGINHPSTMTTKHNIARCLDNMGKYNEALEIYYSVEK
- the LOC136075704 gene encoding kinesin light chain 1-like, producing MSYSLLNSFIDKKYTIHELTQLTCKYFQKRNSSINTYLGLLENYFKVELNDVKDHMDCGNHFVFHFIYMFRTNRKRFSETFHNRTTSIHKLLVCKGLFEEAFEILKYIQSFNSETYGENNKNTLYTKHNIAKCLDDMAKYNEALKIYYSIEKIQTEILGINHPDTMTTKRNMAGCLMSMGKYDEALKIYYSVEKIETEILDNNHPDTITTKHNMATCLGDMGKYNEALKAFYSVDKIITEILGINHPDTMTTKCSMASCLNNMGKYNEALEIYYSVEKIQTEILKINHPSTMKTKHNIALCLNNMRKYNEALEIYYSVEKIQTEILGINHPSTMTTKHNIALCLSNMGKYNEALEIYYSVEKIETEILGINHPSTMTTKHNIAFLFEQNGKI
- the LOC136075705 gene encoding uncharacterized protein LOC136075705, with product MGKYNEALEIYYSVEKIQTEILGINHPSTMTTKHNIALCLDNMGKYNEALEIYYSVEKIKTEILGINHPSTMTTKHNIASCLDNIGKYNEALEIYYSVEKIQTEILGINHPSTMTTKHNIARCLNNMGKYNEALEIYYSVEKIETEILGINHPSTMTTKHNIALCLNKMGKYNEALEIYYSVEKIDTEILGINHPSTMTTKHNIALCLNKMGKYNEALEIYYSVEK
- the LOC136076633 gene encoding uncharacterized protein LOC136076633; this encodes MTTKHNIASCLDNIGKYNEALEIYYSVEKIQTEILGINHPSTMTTKHNIARCLNNMGKYNEALEIYYSVEKIETEILGINHPSTMTTKHNIALCLNNMGKYNEALEIYYSVEKIKTEILGINHPSTMKTNHNIARCLDNMGKYNEALEIYYSVEKIQTDILGINHPDTMTTKHNIALCLNNMGKYNEALEIYYSVEKIQTEILGINHPSTMKTKHNIARCLDNMGKYNEALEIYYSVEKIQTDILGINHPDTMTTKHNIALCLNNMGKYNEALEIYYSVEKIQTEILGINHPSTMTTKHNIARCLDNMGKYNEALEIYYSVEKIQTEILGINHPSTMTTKHNIARCLDNMGKYNKALEIYYSVEKIQTEILGINHPSTMTTKHNIARCLDNMGKYNEALEIYYSVEKIQTEILGINHPSTMTTKHNIALCLNNMGKYNEALEIYYSVRENTN